A genomic window from Archaeoglobus profundus DSM 5631 includes:
- a CDS encoding HEAT repeat domain-containing protein has product MEELARMLEGNDDEKWLALYKMQNIDFESLKPYIPKVIEILKEKKLTRRIAFDLLLKISQEKPEVLLDYVEDFKNLVGNDFESVYASIILGKLSLRYPEVVDSETVSRIANLLESDDMKSYALLALSDIAISKPNALSSLIPKLIELIKDRNWEVRWNAAKVFLNMISNDSRIVEPYLDDIRKVAENEKLKPSIRVVAHVILNEFETFRS; this is encoded by the coding sequence ATGGAAGAACTCGCTAGGATGCTCGAAGGTAACGATGATGAAAAGTGGCTCGCCCTCTACAAGATGCAGAACATCGATTTTGAAAGTTTGAAACCTTACATACCCAAGGTAATCGAAATTCTGAAGGAGAAAAAACTTACGAGGCGTATAGCATTCGATCTACTGCTTAAGATAAGTCAAGAAAAGCCGGAAGTTCTCTTGGATTATGTCGAGGACTTTAAAAACTTGGTAGGAAACGATTTTGAATCCGTTTACGCTTCTATCATCCTAGGTAAGCTCTCTTTAAGGTACCCTGAAGTTGTGGATTCCGAAACGGTAAGTAGGATTGCCAATCTACTTGAAAGTGACGATATGAAAAGCTATGCTTTGCTTGCTCTGTCAGACATCGCCATCTCAAAGCCTAATGCCTTATCAAGTCTAATTCCTAAGCTCATCGAACTGATAAAAGATAGAAACTGGGAGGTAAGGTGGAATGCAGCAAAGGTTTTCTTGAACATGATTTCGAACGATTCGAGAATCGTGGAACCGTATTTGGACGATATAAGGAAGGTTGCAGAGAATGAAAAGCTCAAGCCGTCGATCAGGGTGGTTGCACACGTCATTCTGAACGAATTTGAGACGTTTCGAAGCTAA